The sequence TGGAGCTTCATCGTGTCCGGCTCGTAGGGATTGCGATAGCCGACGGTCAGACACGTCACGCCCTTGTCTTCGAGGCGCTTGAAGTCGTCGACCCCGAAGGCGGGCATCCCGGCGTAGACGCTGAACGGCTCGTTCTCGCGGCCGTACTGCTTTCGGTAGCCGTTCACGATCTCGAGCCGTTCGACGAGCTCCTCCTCCGAGAGCGAGACGAAGTTCACGCCGTTGCCGAACTGGCCGGCGCGGCGATAGGCGGGCTTGCTGTGGCCGCCGATCACGATTTCGGGCATCGCCGACGGAACCGGACACATCTTGATCCGCGGGATGTCGTAGTACTCGCTCTTCCACTCGAAGTACTCGCCGGACATCAGCCCCTGGATGATCTGGATCATCTCGTCCATGCGCTTGCCGCGGCTGTCCCAGTCCTGGCTGCAGGCCTGGAAATCCTCGATCCACGGGGAGAGGCCGATGCCGAAGATGAGGCGCTCGTTCGAGAAGACGTGGAGCGAGGACACCTGCTTCGCGGTCAGGACCGGGTCGCGGATCGGGAGCTTGAGCACGCCGAACGCGAACTTGATGTTCGAGGTCACGACGGACATGGCGGCGAAGAGCTGGAACGGATCGAGGAAGGGGGCGCCCTCGAGGAAGTCCCGATTGCCGGTCGGCGTGTAGGGGTACTTGTCCCGGGCGACCTCGGGGTAGAGGATGCTGTCACCGAGCGCGAAGACGCCGAAGCCGGCCTCGTCGGCGGCCTGCGCCAGGGGCAGGTAGTGGTCGATGTCGCACATCGATTCGGCGATTCCGAACTGCATGGTGGTCTCCCGTCGGGGCCGTCGGTGGCCCGGGCCACAACGATAGCCGCGCGATAACGTGTTCGGGGGCCCTGAATGTGCCCGTGAGCGAGGAGGTTCGATGGCCGAGTTGAAGCACGATCTGCCCGAGGGCATGGTGGAATGGATCGCCGAGACCGGCGGCGGCGAGGTCACGCATCTTCGTCGCCACGTCGCACGGCGCGAGGCGTGGATCGTCGACGTGACCCGGCCCGACGGCAGCGTGCTCGAGGGTTTCCTCCGCCTCCAACGCGACGACGGTGGGGTCGATCCGCGGCGGCTCGAGCGCGAGACCCGGATCACCCAGGCGTTGATGGAGACCGACGTTCCGGTGACGACCGTCCACGGCTGGAATCCCGACCTGCGCTGCACGCTCTTCTCGCGCGACCCGGGCCGCTCGGACATCGACAAGCTCGAAGACCCGGCGCAACAGCGCGCGATCATGGAAGACTTCATGCGCGTCTGCGCGCGCTTCCACAACCTCGACCTCGACGCGCTCGGGATCGACGACGTGATGGAGCCGCGTCCGACGAACGCGCGCGAAACGGCCCTCAACGAAGTCGATTTCATCTGCCGACAGTGGGAGCGCTTCCTCGACGGCTACGACGACCCGCTGACCGTCTACGGCCTCGACTGGCTGCGTCGCTTCGCGCCGGAGAAGGTCGCGCGCGTGTCCCTCGTCCAGGGCGACACGGGTCCGGTCAACTTCATGTTCCAGGGCGATCGCGTGAGCAGCGTGATCGACTGGGAGCTCGGTCACTGGGGCGACCCAATGGAGGACCTCGGAAACATCCTCGTTCGCGAGATGTGGAATCCCAGCGGCGGGCTCGAAGGGCTCTTCAAGCTCTACGAGGCGGAGAGCGGTATCCCCTACGACCGCTTCGGCGCCCAGTACTACGCCGTCCACCAGCAGGTGCGCGGCATGATCCCGATCCATCACGTCGCGCTCCACGCCCATCCCCGCGAGTCCCTGGCCTGGTATCTCTGTTATCGGTACCTGGGCGATCGAACGACCTGCGAGATGCTGATGATGGCGATGGACGTCGACGTCGAGCGGCCGGAGATGCCCGAGGACGTGGGCGCGCCCGACGTGCTGGCGAACGGCGCGATGTTCGCTCTCGAGAACGACGTCACCCCGACGGTCGAGGACGCCTTCGCGGCGCGACGCGCGCAGGACGTGAAGATCCTGATCGAGTGCATGGACCGCAGGCGGCGCTACGGCGCAGCGATCGACGAGATCGAGTGCGAAGAGATGACCGCGCTCCTCGGGACCCAGCCGAAGTCCGTCGCCGAGGGCAACACGAAGCTGTGTGAAGCGTTCCGCAACCACGAGATCGAGGACGCCGCGGCGATCGAGTACCTCACGCGCAAGGCCTGGCGGGACGCGTGGCTCTACTCGCCCGCCGTCGACATCTACCCCGATCGGGACTGGTCCAGGATCGACTGATCCGTGGCCTGGTTCTTCGCCTGCGGGCGCTCGGCGAAGGGGGTTTCGCGGCGGGCGTTTCGTGTCAGTCGTCGTTCGACATGGCGCCCATGACGGTGGCCATGTGCGGGATGGCGTTTGCCCAGAAGGTGTGGGTGCCCTGGTCGAGGAGCTCGCGGCCGGCTTCGACGAGGGCCGCCTGGGCGGCGGCGGCGAGGGCGCTGCCGGTCGAGATCCGCGCGGCGCCGGCTTCGAACATCTCGCTCGCCGAGGGGCCGCCGGGCAGGATGAGCGCGTTGATCGGACGGTCGACGGCGGCGGCGACGGTTCGGAGGTCGTCGGTGGTGGCGAGGCCGGGGGCGTAGAGCACGTCGGCGCCCGCTTCCTGATAGGCCTGGAGCCTCGAGATCGTGTCGGCCAGATCCGGGTTGCCGCGAATGTGATTCTCGGCGCGGGCGGTCAGCACGAGGGGCGCCTCGCTCGCGCGGTTGGCCTCCGCCGCGGCGCGGATCCGGTCGGCGCCGTGGGCGGGGTCGTAGAGTGCGCCCCCGCTCCAGTCCTCGATCGAGCAGCCGGCCAGGCCCGCCTCGAGGGCCGCGCGGATCGTGGTCGCCGCGTCTTCGGGGGCGTCGCCGAAGCCGTTCTCGAGATCCGCGCTGACCGGCAGCGGCGTGGCACCGACGATCTCCGCCGCGTGCGCGATCGCTTCGTCGCGGGTGACGCCGCCGTCCGGTCGGCCGAGGGCGTTCGCGAAGCCGGCGCTGGTCGTGGCGAGG is a genomic window of bacterium containing:
- a CDS encoding phosphotransferase family protein; the protein is MAELKHDLPEGMVEWIAETGGGEVTHLRRHVARREAWIVDVTRPDGSVLEGFLRLQRDDGGVDPRRLERETRITQALMETDVPVTTVHGWNPDLRCTLFSRDPGRSDIDKLEDPAQQRAIMEDFMRVCARFHNLDLDALGIDDVMEPRPTNARETALNEVDFICRQWERFLDGYDDPLTVYGLDWLRRFAPEKVARVSLVQGDTGPVNFMFQGDRVSSVIDWELGHWGDPMEDLGNILVREMWNPSGGLEGLFKLYEAESGIPYDRFGAQYYAVHQQVRGMIPIHHVALHAHPRESLAWYLCYRYLGDRTTCEMLMMAMDVDVERPEMPEDVGAPDVLANGAMFALENDVTPTVEDAFAARRAQDVKILIECMDRRRRYGAAIDEIECEEMTALLGTQPKSVAEGNTKLCEAFRNHEIEDAAAIEYLTRKAWRDAWLYSPAVDIYPDRDWSRID
- a CDS encoding LLM class flavin-dependent oxidoreductase, which gives rise to MQFGIAESMCDIDHYLPLAQAADEAGFGVFALGDSILYPEVARDKYPYTPTGNRDFLEGAPFLDPFQLFAAMSVVTSNIKFAFGVLKLPIRDPVLTAKQVSSLHVFSNERLIFGIGLSPWIEDFQACSQDWDSRGKRMDEMIQIIQGLMSGEYFEWKSEYYDIPRIKMCPVPSAMPEIVIGGHSKPAYRRAGQFGNGVNFVSLSEEELVERLEIVNGYRKQYGRENEPFSVYAGMPAFGVDDFKRLEDKGVTCLTVGYRNPYEPDTMKLQQKIDWVKRFGDEVIARY
- a CDS encoding isocitrate lyase/phosphoenolpyruvate mutase family protein, producing MTTALPTPSEARDTFRALHEKTFVMPNPWDRGSARILASLGFPALATTSAGFANALGRPDGGVTRDEAIAHAAEIVGATPLPVSADLENGFGDAPEDAATTIRAALEAGLAGCSIEDWSGGALYDPAHGADRIRAAAEANRASEAPLVLTARAENHIRGNPDLADTISRLQAYQEAGADVLYAPGLATTDDLRTVAAAVDRPINALILPGGPSASEMFEAGAARISTGSALAAAAQAALVEAGRELLDQGTHTFWANAIPHMATVMGAMSNDD